The window CGCAGTCGGTTTCTCGAGAGCAGGCCCACGATATTCTTCTCAGCACCGATGAACTCGCACTCGAAGCGGTAGATGTGGACCATGCACTTACCCGGCTACTCGAGAGGGGGTACTTCTACGAAGTTGATGACGAACTCCGTGTGACAACACCAGAAAATTGAACTGGTGTCCAGGAACACAACTGTCCACTACAGTTGTGCACTCGTCGCTGATCAACCTGCCAGCTACGGCAGGGATTCTCATCGCTGTAGAAGGCGCAAGACGCGTATTTGTCCCGTGTGCCATGTGCCGTGTGCCGTATTCCCTCCAGAACTAGCCCGTACCGACCAGCCAATTAGCGGGCTTGGCCCCCGAGCTACCCGAATTCTATAATCGCACCAGAATACTTTTTCACGTGATTACACAATATTGTGGATATGTGTGCGAAGCATACAACAGGGACGGGATCGCTCTTTGAGTGGCCAGCAAACCCGATCGGGTACGTTGCCATCATTATGGCACTCATAACAGGAGTGCTCCACTTGATAGCATCAACAAACGCGATTGAAATGAGTGAGATATTAGCTCTCCTCTTTATTTTGAACGGGCTCGGCTTCATTGGCGGAGCGATCCTCTACGTCACGCGATATTGGCAACCGTGGTTGTTCCTCGTTGCCGCCATCTACTCGATCGTAACGATTCTGGCGCTCTTCCCTGTACAAGGGTGGGGCGTGGAGGCGTTCTATATGCAGGGGAGTATCAATCCGATCGCAGTGATTACTAAGGCCGCCGAAGCCATTCTCGCAGTCTGTGCCCTCTATCTCTACGCCGGGACGCGGTAAACGACCACGGGGCAGGTGACCCGTGGAACTCTCGCTGTTTTCTTTAGAGAGGTATATTGCTGGACCAGTACGGTACTACTGATGCGTTTCAGACTACGGATTGCGGTCTGGTCGTTCAATGACCTTGGCCACAGTGATGATAGCGTCTACCTCAGGGGGTGTGCCGGTTACTTCTACTACGCCCTCTTCAGAGTCATACTCAACGTACGTTGCTTCAGCTGCTTTCGGCAAATCACTATGGTAGAGGCTCATTTCAACGTCTTTGAACATTTCGTCCGGAATTGAGAGTTGTCCGCCACTCGTTTCCCACTCAGAAACTTGTTCAGCGAGTTCATCTATTGGAACTGGACCGTCCTCTTGCTCAAGATAATACAACGCGTACCGTCGCCGCTCTTTGCTTAGAAGATCAAATACCAGATCTAACGATTCTATTCTAATCACTATTTCACCATGTGTAATAAAACTCACCATGGGTTGGACACACTCAACGCGTACGCGGTTTGTCCGACCTAAAACGGATGAGATGTAACATTACCCAATATCTGGATCTGGGAGAAGCCCTTATACGCATCGCCATATTTTCTGTGTTAAATGCCATCATCACCGGGCTCAGATGCGGAGTCACAAGTCCATACACGCATCCGTCAACAGGAGGCCGTTGCCGAACTGGGACAGCAGGCGCTCGAGACTGATGATCTGGACCACTTGATGGAGGAGGCAGTCACTGTTGTCGCTGAGACCCTCGATGTCGAGTATGCAAAGGTTCTCCAGTTGCTTCCCGGTGGTGACGACGTCTTTCTCCGTCAAGGCGTCGGCTGGCGCAATGACCTCGTCGGGAATGCGACAGTTCCTGCTGATCTCGACTCACAGGCAGGGTACACACTCCTCTCCGAAGAGCCGATTATTGTCGATGACCTCTCCATTGATGAGCGGTTCTCTGGCCCGGCGTTGCTCACCAGCCACAACGTTGTCAGCGGGATCAGCGTCATCATTGGGTCAGTTGAAGACCCATGGGGCGTTTTTGGAACCCATACGACCGAGAAGCGATCGTTTACCGAACACGACGCAAACTTCGTCAAAAGCGTCGCCAACGTGCTCGCCTCGGCTATCGCGAACAGGAAAACACGAAACGAACTCGAGGAGATGCACAGTCGCATCTCGGATGCGTTTTACTCACTCAACGAAAATGGGGATTTCACGTACCTCAACGACCGTGCGAAAGAGTTAATCGATTTTACAGACGAGGGCCTCGTTGGTAACCACGTCTGGGACACGTTCGAGTGGGCAGCCGACTCGAAACTCAGAACGGAGTACGAACGAGCGATGGAAACACAGGAACCGACCTCGTTCGAGTTTTACTATCCTGAGCCACTCGATACATGGTTCGAAGTCAACGCGTATCCATCTGAAACAGGTCTCTCAGTCTACTTCCGCGACATTACGGATCGAAAGGTGCGCGAAGCGGAGTTTCGGATGGTCGCGGAGAACATCGGAGAAATCATCTGGATAACCGATCCAGAAACGATGGCATATCAGTACATTAGCCCCTCATTCGACGATATCTGGGGTGTTAGTCGACAGCGGCTGTACCATGACCCAAGTTCATATCTCCAATGGGTCCACCCAGAAGATCGCGAACGCGTCCGCACGAACTTCAATAACCTTCCGGATGAGCCGCTTGATGAGACGTTCCGAGTCGTGAGACCTGACGACGAAATTCGGTGGCTCCGCGTCCGAGGGAAACGCGTCGAGAACGACGAGGGAATCACTCGAGTGATTGGTATTGGTCAAGACCTCACCGAACGCAAAGCGTACGAGCACAAACTCGAAGAGTCAAACGAACGACTCGAGCAGTTTGCCTACGCCGCCAGCCACGATCTACAGGAACCGTTGCGGATGGTCTCGAGTTATCTCCAGCTCATTGAGAGTCGGTACGCAAACGAACTCGGCGACGACGGTGAAGAGTTCCTCGAGTTCGCCATCGACGGAGCCGACCGGATGCGAGAAATGATCGACGCGCTCCTCGAATATTCGCGAGTGGATACACAGGGTGATCCGTTAGAACCGGTCGATTTGGATCGGCTCCTCGAGGACGTCCAAACGGATCTTCAGATACAACTCGAGGAGAGTAATGCAATAGTCACCACTGACGACCTACCGTGGATCAAAGGTGATGACAGTCAGCTACGGCAAGTCTTCCAAAATCTGCTGAGTAATGCGATTATGTACAGCGGTGATGGGCCGCCTGAGATTCACGTTGAGGCCACTTACCAGGGGCGGATGTGGGAGGTCTCAGTCCACGATGAAGGGATTGGAATCGATCCTGAGCAGCAAGATCGCGTCTTCGAGGTGTTTCACCGTCTCCACGGTCAGGAAGAGTACTCCGGAACTGGGATTGGACTGGCACTCTGTCGGCGCATCATCGAACGTCACGGGGGTGAGATCTGGGTTGAGTCCGAGCCGGGTGAGGGTTCAACATTCTCGTTTACACTTCCAGCTGCCGATCCCTGACTGCCCGCTATTGGCGGTTACCATCCCCTTACGAATCATTTGGTTAGTCTCTGTGCGTATTGTTCGATTGCGAATCTGGATAGCACAAGGCCATAGCCATTGCTTATCATACAACTTTAATAAACTCTCCAATTGGTTATTGGTATGGCAAAACTCTGCAACGAGTGTGAAGCGCATCTCAAGAAGGCCTTGGTGGCAAACGATACTTCTGAGAAAGATTTTCATATCCGGCAGGTGCTGCAAATGTGCAGTGTTGACGATCTCCCAGAAGAATCACCAACACAGTAGCCTGCGTTCACCACAGAACGTTTAAATTATCTGATTTCTGCCAAGGTGTGAGATGGGAGATTCCACCCCAATTTCCGGCGATAGAGTGTTTGGTTTCATAAGTATCAAAAACAATCTTTTCACCGCGCTCTCTGAGTATAGTCAACCCTCTGTCAACATGGACTTGCAGTGACAACAGGAGACAGCCTATGACTGTAGTCGTGTGGAAGACGTCACGGATCGCAGTATCGTACCAGAGACGGACAAGAATGGGGTCATATCTTGTGACAGGATTCGATTGCCCGAATACGAGCAAGTTAATTCCCATACGCACGCGTTAATAATATATTGCTCTGTAGAGCTACAGGGCATGTCTCGCCCGTCCCCATCCTCTGACGATTCAACTTCTCGTGACTCAAAATCAGCTGTATCAGACGCTGCTGACTCTCTGTACGAAGACCTTGCTACGACGCGGCGGTGGTATCTCGCACTAACAGGTGTTGGATTCTCTGTAACCACTGCTGGCTGCACATCGACCGGTTCCGACAGACCAACAATGGAGTCCGAACCCCCGGAGCCGACTGATGAAACGTTCGATACCCGAGAGACGATTGGGGGTGAGATAGAGAGCGACGAAGACAATGACGAGACTGACGAAGATGACACAGAGAGCGACGAAGACAATGACGAGACTGACGAAGATGACACAGAGAGCGACGAAGACAATGACGAGACTGACGAAGATGACACAGAGAGCGACGAAGACAATGACGAGACTGACGAAGATGACACAGAGAGCGACGAAGACGACGCAGAGACCGACGACGAGCCGGAAACCGTCGACGACCTCCCGCTGTTCGACGCACACACGCACGTTATACCGACAGAAGCGCGGGGTCGCGACCCTCTCTTCGCCGAACAACTCGTCGAGTGGATGGATGCCAACAGCGTCGACCGAGCGGTCGTCCTCGCGTTCGATGCTCCCGAAGCGTATCCGGTTCAAGCGCCGAGCGAATGGGTGCTCGACGAGGTCGCTTCGTATCCCGACCGGCTCGTTC of the Natrialba magadii ATCC 43099 genome contains:
- a CDS encoding DUF7475 family protein, which encodes MCAKHTTGTGSLFEWPANPIGYVAIIMALITGVLHLIASTNAIEMSEILALLFILNGLGFIGGAILYVTRYWQPWLFLVAAIYSIVTILALFPVQGWGVEAFYMQGSINPIAVITKAAEAILAVCALYLYAGTR
- a CDS encoding DUF7344 domain-containing protein; translated protein: MIRIESLDLVFDLLSKERRRYALYYLEQEDGPVPIDELAEQVSEWETSGGQLSIPDEMFKDVEMSLYHSDLPKAAEATYVEYDSEEGVVEVTGTPPEVDAIITVAKVIERPDRNP
- a CDS encoding ATP-binding protein, whose amino-acid sequence is MPSSPGSDAESQVHTRIRQQEAVAELGQQALETDDLDHLMEEAVTVVAETLDVEYAKVLQLLPGGDDVFLRQGVGWRNDLVGNATVPADLDSQAGYTLLSEEPIIVDDLSIDERFSGPALLTSHNVVSGISVIIGSVEDPWGVFGTHTTEKRSFTEHDANFVKSVANVLASAIANRKTRNELEEMHSRISDAFYSLNENGDFTYLNDRAKELIDFTDEGLVGNHVWDTFEWAADSKLRTEYERAMETQEPTSFEFYYPEPLDTWFEVNAYPSETGLSVYFRDITDRKVREAEFRMVAENIGEIIWITDPETMAYQYISPSFDDIWGVSRQRLYHDPSSYLQWVHPEDRERVRTNFNNLPDEPLDETFRVVRPDDEIRWLRVRGKRVENDEGITRVIGIGQDLTERKAYEHKLEESNERLEQFAYAASHDLQEPLRMVSSYLQLIESRYANELGDDGEEFLEFAIDGADRMREMIDALLEYSRVDTQGDPLEPVDLDRLLEDVQTDLQIQLEESNAIVTTDDLPWIKGDDSQLRQVFQNLLSNAIMYSGDGPPEIHVEATYQGRMWEVSVHDEGIGIDPEQQDRVFEVFHRLHGQEEYSGTGIGLALCRRIIERHGGEIWVESEPGEGSTFSFTLPAADP